The genomic region AGTCTGGGAGGCGGCGTACTCAGCCTCGCGGTGCTCCTCGGCCCCGGTGTGCTGGGCGACCAGTACGCTGCCCGCCACCGATAGCCCCATGCCGAGCGAGATGAGCAGGAAGATCATTGGGAAGGCAAAGGAGATCGCCGCAAGCGCTGTTGTGGAGTACTGGCCTAGCCAGAACGTGTCGGCCAGATTGTACGCCACCTGTAGCAGGTTTGTGATGACGATGGGAAAGGAGAGAAACAGTAGCGGTTTGCCGATGTCGCCGCTTGTCAGGTCCAGTTCCTCCTGCCCCTTGAACAGGTTCCCGACCAGAGCGCCCAGACGGCCTAGCTTTTGCCGGATGCTCACGCTGTGACCTCCTGCTGTCCGTCCAGAAGGTGTGTCTCGACGTACTCGGTGAGCATCCGTCTGGTACACTTGACCGGGCGTCCGGTCGTGACACGCTCGGTCGCCGCTCCGGTCAGCACGGTGACGATGAACTGGGCGGTCTCCTCAGCATCGAGGTCGGATTTGAATGTCCCATCAGCGATACCGTCTTCGAGAATCACTTCGAGCTCGTCGACGAGGTAATCGTCGAACTTTGTGAGCCGCTCGCGAAAGCCAGGTTCGTAGGGCGCGTGGGCCCGGATTTCGAGAATCGCCGTCCCGAACTCCTCGCTCCCGTCGTCTGGCTTGTCTAGCACGGAATCGATGAGCGAAAGCAGGCGCTCGTGTGGGGTCTCGCCGGCGGGGTCCTCGATCCGGTCGACGAACCCGTCATAGAGGTATTCGAGGAACGCACAGAGGAGGTCGTGTTTGCTGTCGTAGTGGTAGTGGAGGGCAGCCTTGCTCTTGTCCGACTCATCAGCGATGTCCTGCATCGTTAGATCCGCGTAGCCGTGCGTGCACAGCGCCCGGTAGGTCGCATCCATAATATCGTCAGCCGTGTCGCCGTCGTCCATTACGTGTAACTAACTGACTGGTCAGTCAAGTATTCGTCGGTACCGTCTGCAGGTGGGTTCGAGTGGTCTGCTAAATCAGGTACAGACTCGTGGGAGCCGTCGCTCTGGGAGTGTTCGGAACGACGGCAGAAGGGCCGGTCGCTACTCTATCAGATCAAGGTCGAACTGCTCGTGTTCGCTTGCGGCGTTGAGTACGACGGAGGTGTTCGACTCCCTGATGTCAGGGTCGGTCAGTAGTTCCTTTATCTGGGCGTTCATGCCGTCGGTGTCGGTGAACTTCCCGACCGCGATGATATCGTAGTCGCCGGTGACCTCGTACACTGAAATCATCTGCTTGTGTTCTTTGAGGTCTTCGGTGACTGCCGGGAGCGACGACCCCTCCACCTTGAGCTGGATGATTGCCGTCACGTCGTAGCCGAGCTTGTCGTAATCGACTTTGGGGGTGTACCCGTTGATGATCCCCTCGTCTTCAAGATCGGAGAGGTGGTTTGAGACGGTCGTTACCGACACGTCGAGGTCCTCTCCAAGGCTTCGGAGGCTGGCACGGCCATCGCCCAGCAGGGCATTCACTAGCTCACGGTCGAGATTTTCGTACGTCATTACATCGGGGGACGCCCCCCAGGGATTAGAATTTTACGAATGTCCAAATGTAAGCGAAAGCGTCGAAACCTTTGCGCAAATCAGCAGGGTTTTAGTAGTAGCACCGCTCCTATCGGGTGTCCAAAGATGACAAGCGAACTTTCAGAGGCGGCACAGGAGGTACTCGACGAAATCGACGAGAAGAACGTCGACTTCCTTCGGCTCCAGTTTACCGACATCCTCGGCACGATCAAGAACGTCTCGATCACAGCCGACCAGGCAGAGAAAGCGTTCACAGAAGGAATTTACTTCGACGGCTCCTCGATCAATGGCTTCGTCCGGATTCAGGAGTCCGACATGCGTCTGGACCCGGACCCCTCGACGTTCTCCGTGCTCCCGTGGAGAGAAAACGTCGAAGGCGGTTCCAGTGCCCGTCTCATCTGTGATGTCATCGACACCTCGACCGGCGAGCCGTTCTCCGGCGACCCGCGTGGCGTCCTGAAGCGTGCGATTGAGCGCGCAAACGACATGGGCTATACGGTCAACGCCGCGCCCGAGCCCGAGTTCTTCCTGTTCGAGGAAGACGAAGAGGGTCGTGCGACGACAAAGACCAACGACGCCGGTGGCTACTTTGACCTCGCGCCGAAGGACCTCGCTTCCGACGTGCGCCGTGACATCATCTACGGCCTCGAAGACATGGGCTTCGACATCGAAGCCTCCCACCACGAGGTCGCTCAGGGTCAGCACGAGATCAACTTCACCTACGACGACGCGCTCTCGACGGCCGACAACGTCGCGACCTTCCGCTCCGTCGTCCGCGCCATCGCGGCCGAACACGACCTGCACGCGACGTTCATGCCGAAACCTATCCCGAAGATCAACGGCTCCGGGATGCACACGCACCTGTCGCTGTTCACCGAGGACGGCGAGAACGCGTTCCACGACGAGGACGACGAGTTCAACCTCTCCGAGACGGCAAAGAGCTTCACCGCCGGTATCCTCAAGCACGCACCGGCTATCACGGCCGTCTCGAACCCGACCGTGAACTCCTACAAGCGTCTGGTCCCGGGCTATGAGGCGCCTGTCTACGTCGCCTGGTCCGACCGTAACCGCTCGGCGCTCATCCGCAAGCCGGCCGCCCGCACCCCGGCCGCAAGCCGTATCGAGGCTCGCTTCCCCGACCCGTCGTGTAACCCGTACCTCGCCTTCGCCGCACTCATCCACGCCGGTCTCGACGGCGTCGAACAGGATCTCGAGTGCGACGACCCTGTCCGCGAGAACATCTACGACTTCGACGAAGAGAAACGCGAGGAGTACGGCATCACCACGCTCCCATCGAACCTCGGCGAAGCCGTCGAGGCGCTCGAAAACGACGAAGTGATTCAGGACGCACTCGGCGAGCACGTCTACGAGAACTTCGTTGAGGCCAAAATGCAGGAGCACAAGGAGTACCTTGTCGACGTCTCCGACTGGGAACTCGACCGCTACCTCGAGAAGTTCTAAACGGCTCCCTATTCAGTATTTTTCTGCGAGGCGCTCACCGGCCAGCGGTAGCGTTAGCAGCGCTCCAGTCCCAAGCCCCGCAAGCACCGTGACGACGCCCGGCGTCGGATCTAACCCGAACGTCACGCCGAGCAACGTTCCGACCGAGACAACGCCCAGCAGCGCTGTGATGCCGACACCGTGCCGGGTCGGCTCCGGGATCGCAT from Haloarcula sp. H-GB4 harbors:
- a CDS encoding TetR/AcrR family transcriptional regulator produces the protein MDDGDTADDIMDATYRALCTHGYADLTMQDIADESDKSKAALHYHYDSKHDLLCAFLEYLYDGFVDRIEDPAGETPHERLLSLIDSVLDKPDDGSEEFGTAILEIRAHAPYEPGFRERLTKFDDYLVDELEVILEDGIADGTFKSDLDAEETAQFIVTVLTGAATERVTTGRPVKCTRRMLTEYVETHLLDGQQEVTA
- the lrp gene encoding HTH-type transcriptional regulator Lrp, which encodes MTYENLDRELVNALLGDGRASLRSLGEDLDVSVTTVSNHLSDLEDEGIINGYTPKVDYDKLGYDVTAIIQLKVEGSSLPAVTEDLKEHKQMISVYEVTGDYDIIAVGKFTDTDGMNAQIKELLTDPDIRESNTSVVLNAASEHEQFDLDLIE
- the glnA gene encoding type I glutamate--ammonia ligase produces the protein MTSELSEAAQEVLDEIDEKNVDFLRLQFTDILGTIKNVSITADQAEKAFTEGIYFDGSSINGFVRIQESDMRLDPDPSTFSVLPWRENVEGGSSARLICDVIDTSTGEPFSGDPRGVLKRAIERANDMGYTVNAAPEPEFFLFEEDEEGRATTKTNDAGGYFDLAPKDLASDVRRDIIYGLEDMGFDIEASHHEVAQGQHEINFTYDDALSTADNVATFRSVVRAIAAEHDLHATFMPKPIPKINGSGMHTHLSLFTEDGENAFHDEDDEFNLSETAKSFTAGILKHAPAITAVSNPTVNSYKRLVPGYEAPVYVAWSDRNRSALIRKPAARTPAASRIEARFPDPSCNPYLAFAALIHAGLDGVEQDLECDDPVRENIYDFDEEKREEYGITTLPSNLGEAVEALENDEVIQDALGEHVYENFVEAKMQEHKEYLVDVSDWELDRYLEKF